In Streptomyces sp. HUAS ZL42, the DNA window GCGGGCCATGATCGACTGGTTCGGTCCGGTGCTGACCGAGTCGTACGGCGCCAGCGAGGCGGGAACCGTGGCCCGCATCAGCAGCGCCGAGTGGCTGGCGCACCCGGGCTCGGTCGGGCGCGTCCGGCCCCCGTTCGAGGTTCTGGTCACCGACGAGGACGGCCGGCGACTGCCGCCCGGCGAACGCGGGCTGCTGGCCTTCCGCGCGCCCGACGACCAGGGCGTCCGCTACCACGCGGACCCGGAGAAGACCAAGGCCGCCTATGTCTCCCCCGGCGTCTTCACGCTCGGCGACATCGGCTATGTCGACTCGGACGGCTACATCTTCATCACCGACCGGGCCGCGGACGTCGTGGTCTCCGGCGGCGTCAACCTCTACCCGGCAGAGAGCGAGGCCGTACTGCGGCAGCACCCGGCGGTCACCGAGGTGGCGGTCATCGGGGTACCCGACCCGGACTTCGGTGAATCCCTGCGGGCGCTGGTCGTGGCGACGGCGGACGAGCCGTCGGCCGATGAACTGGACCGGTTCTGCCGCCAGCGGCTGGCCGCCTACAAGTGCCCCAAGGCCTACGAGTTCGTCCCGGAACTCGTACGCAACGCCATGGGCAAGCTCGACAAACGCGCGATGCGCCGACCTTACTGGCGCTCCGAGCGCACCATCGCCGGCTAGCACGAAGAAGGACCACCCATGACCGAACTGCTCCTCATCCGGCACGGCCTCCCCCAAGCGGGCGTGTACGACCCCGGGTTGTCGCCGGAGGGCACCGCGCAGGCCGAACGCCTCGCCGCCTGGCTCGTGCACGAGGACATCGACGCCCTGTACACCAGCCCGTTCCAGCGGGCCCGGCAGACGGCGGCGCCCCTGGAACGGCTCACCGGCATGACCGCCACCGTGCTGGACGACCTGCGCGAGTGGGACACCGACGTCTCGCACCCCTACACGCCACCGGAGCAGATCGACGCGGACGACCCCCGGTCGGTGGCGCTCGCCGAGGGACGGTACGAGGACTTCGTGCCCGAGCTGGACTGGGACGCCTTCCGGGCCCGGGCGGTGCGCGCGATGGACACCATGCTGGACGCTCACCCCGGCGAGCGGGTCGCGGCCGTGTGCCACGGCGGCATCACCAACACCTACCTGGCGACGGTGCTCGGCCTGCCCACGATGTTCTGGTTCCACCCCGGCTACACGTCCGTCAGCCGGGTGCGGCGCATGCCCGGCGGCCGGATCGTTCTGCACTCGGTGAACGAGACGGCCCACATGATCGCCGAACGCGCCGTCGACGCGGTCGCCTGACCCCGCCCACACCCAGGAGGTCCCGGTCATGCCCGGATCCGTCATCGTCGCCGGAGCCAGGACGCCCATCGGCAGGCTGATGGGCGCCCTGAGCACCCTGCCCGCGGTCGACCTCGGCGCCCACGCCATCGGCGCGGCCCTGTCCGCCGCCCACCTGGACCCGGCGGCCGTGCAGGCCGTCGTCATGGGACATGTCGTGCAGGCCGGGGCCGGCCCCAACTCCGCCCGGCAGGCCGCGATCCGCGCCGGCATACCGTTCTCCGTCCCCGCGAGCACCGTCAACAAGCTCTGCCTGTCCGGTCTGCATGCCATCGCCCTGGCCGACCTCATGATCGCCTCCGGCCGTCACGAGGTGGTCGTCGCCGGTGGCATGGAGTCCATGTCGGGCGCCCCGCATCTGCTGCGTGCGGCTCGCATCGGCTGGACGTACGGTTCGGCCGCCGTGGAGGACGCCCTCGACCGCGACGCCCTGGTCTGCGCCTTCGACGGCGTCTCCATGGGCGCGGCCACCGAGCGTTACCAGCAGCCGTTCGCCCTGACCCGGGAGGAACAGGACGAGTACAGCGCGCGGTCCCATCAAAGGGCCGCCCACGCCCAGGAGTCGGGCGCGTTGTCCGAGGAGATCACCCCCGTCACCGTCGCCGGACGCCGGGGCGAGACGGTGGTGGACACCGACGAGGGCGTACGGCCGGAAAGCACCGCCGAGGGCCTCGGGCGCCTGAAGCCGGCCTTCTCGGGCGCGGGCACCATCACCGCGGGCAACTCGTCACAGCTGTCCGACGGCGCCGCGGCCGTCGTCGTGATGAGCGCGGAGCGCGCCCGGCGGGAGGGCCTGACGCCGCTCGCCGAGATCGGCGCCTACGGCACGGTCGCGGGACCCGATCCCTCGCTCCTCGTGCAGCCGGCCGGCGCGGTCCGCGACGCCCTGTCCCGGGACGGCCGGCTGAAGGCCGCCGACCTCGACCTGTTCGAGATCAACGAGGCGTTCGCGGGAGTGGCCCTGGCTTCCGTGCGGGAGCTGGACATCCCTCTGGACAAGGTGAACGTCAACGGCGGAGCGATCGCACTCGGGCACCCGGTCGGCATGACCGGGGCCCGATTGGTGCTGACTCTCGCGGCGGAACTGCGGCGGCGCGGAGGCGGCAGCGGAGCGGCGGCCCTGTGCGGGGGCGGCGGCCAGGGCGACGCGCTGTTGCTGCATGTACCGACGCAGGCCTGAGACGCGGAGCTGAACCACCATGAACGACCGACTGCCCCCGGCCCCGACCGACCTCACGGTGGCTGCCCGCACCCTCGCCGCCGACGGCGTGGTCTCCCTCACCCTTCGCCGCCCTGACGGCGGTCCGCTCCCCTCCTGGACGCCGGGCGCCCACATCGACGTACTCCTGGACAGCACCGACGGCGATCTGATCCGTCAGTACTCCCTGTGCGGACACCCGGCCGAACTCGGGGCCTGGCAGATCGCCGTGCTGCGCGAGCCAGGGGGCCGCGGCGGCTCCGCGTACATCCACGACCACCTGCGCGAAGGCGCCACCGTGCGAGTCCGCGGACCGCGGAACAACTTCCCGCTGCGGCCCGCCGCGCGCCATCTGTTCATAGCCGGCGGTGTCGGTATCACGCCCATCCTTCCCATGGTCGAGGCCGCCGAGGCGGCGGGGGCGGACTGGCGTCTGCTCTACGGCGGCCGCACCCGCGCCTCCATGGCGTTCCTGGACCGCCTCGCCCCGCACGGTGACCGTGTGCTCATCCGCCCGCAGGACGAGTACGGCCTGCTGGACCTCGCCGCCCACCTCGGCGAGCCCGAAGAGAACACCCTGGTGCACGCCTGCGGTCCCGAACCCCTGCTGCAGGCGGTGCAGGAGCAGTGTGCGGGTTGGCCGCCCGGCACCCTGGGCGTCGAGCGGTTCGCCCCGGCACGGACGGCCGAACCCGGCCCGACCGAGACCTTCGAGCTGGAGCTCGCCCGTTCCGGGCTCACCCTCACCGTGCCCCCGGACCGTTCGGTGCTCGAAGCCGTGGAGGCGGCCGGCGTCACGGTCGACTTCTCCTGCCGGGAAGGCACGTGCGGTACCTGCGAGACCGACGTGCTCGACGGCAGGCCCGACCACCGCGATTCGCTGCTGACCGAGGAGGAGCGGGCCGCCGGCGACACCATGCTCATCTGCGTCTCTCGCTCGTGCGGCCCCCGCCTGGTCCTCGACCTGTGATGGCGATCACCTCCAGCAATTTACTAGGACGTCCTAGTATCTCTTCGTCCTGCACCACCCCGCCCTGCCCGGGAAGGCCCTCATGAGCGATCTGCATCGACCCGTGCACCCCGTCCGCCTGGTCACCGCTTCAGCTCTGTTCGACGGGCATGACGCCTCGATCAACATCATGCGGCGCATCTTCCAGGCCCAGGGCGCCGAGGTGATCCACCTCGGACACAACCGGTCGGTGCGGGAGGTCGTGGACGCGGCACTGGAGGAGGACGCACACGGTGTGGCGGTCTCGTCCTACCAGGGCGGGCACGTGGAGTACTTCGAGTACCTGGTCGAGTCGCTGCGTCGGCAGGGAGCGGAGCACATCCGGGTGGTGGGTGGCGGGGGCGGCGTCATCGTGCCCGACGAGATCGCCAGGTTGCGCGGGAGCGGGGTGACCATCTTCTCCCCGGAGGACGGGCAGCGGATGGGGCTCGCCGGGATGGTCAACTCGGTGGTGCGCGACTGCGACTTCGACCTCTGGGACTGCAGGCCGACCGATGCGGCCGCCGTGCTCGCCGGTGACCGGTTCGCGATCGCCCGCGCCATCACCGGCGCCGAACTCGGCAAGCTGCCCACGGGCTTCCTGGAGCGGCTGCGTGCCGCCGCGGCCCGGGTCGTACCGGTGCTCGGCATCACCGGCACCGGCGGCTCGGGCAAGTCCTCGCTGACCGACGAACTCGTGCGCCGATTCCGTGTCGACCAGCAGGACAATCCCCCAGCTACCGCTGGGAGGTGCCCCCAGCGGATCGCGGTGATCGCGGTCGACCCGACGCGCCGCCGTGGCGGCGGCGCCCTGCTCGGTGACCGGATCCGGATGAACTCCCTGGACGGGGACCGGGTGTTCTTCCGGAGCCTGGCCACCCGCGGCAGCAATGAGCTGCCCCGGCACCTGTCCGATGTGATCGACGTCGTGAAGGCCGCCGGGTTCGACCTGGTGATCGTCGAGACGCCGGGCATCGGCCAGGGCGACGCGGCGATCGTGCCGTTCGCCGACACCTCGCTGTACGTGATGACGCCCGAGTTCGGCGCCGCCTCGCAGCTCGAGAAGATCGACATGCTCGACTTCGCCGATGTCGTGGCGATCAACAAGTTCGAGCGGCGCGGCGCCAAGGACGCGCTGCGCGACGTGGGCCGCCAACTGGTCCGCAACCGCGAGGCGTTCGACATGCGGCCCGAGGACATGCCGGTGTACGGCACCTCGGCGGCGACCTTCAACGACGACGGCGTCACCGCGCTCTATCAGCACCTGCGGACCGACCTGGCCGAGAAGGGGCTGCCGCTGTCCGAGGGCGCGCTGATACCGGTCGGCGTGCGCCACTCCTCAGGCATCCGGCAGGTGGTTCCCGCGGACCGGGTGCGCTACCTCGCCGAGATCACCGACACCGTCCGTACGTACCACGCGGAGACCGGGCGGCTGGCCGAGGCGGCCCGGCGGGTGCAGCGCCTGGAGACGGTCAGGGGCGAGCTCGTCGAGGCGGGCTCCGAAGCCGGGAACGTTCAGGCGCTGCTCGAGGACGCCCACGAGCGGCTCCCGCTCGACGTCAGGGAACAGATCGACAACTGGCCCGCTGTCATCGCCTCCTACTCCGGCGACGAGCAGGTCGTGAAGATCCGAGACCGGGAGATCCGCACCAAGCTCACCCGCGAGTCCCTGTCCGGCAACAAGATCCCCCGAGTCGCCCTGCCCCGCTTCACCGACCACGGCGAACTGGTGCGCTTCTGGCGTGCCGAGAACCTGCCCGGCCACTTCCCCTTCACGGCCGGGGTGTTCCCCTTCAAGCGCGACGGCGAGGACCCGGCACGGATGTTCGCCGGCGAGGGCGACCCGTTCCGCACCAACCGCCGCTTCAAGATGCTCTCCGAGGGCCAGCCGGCCACCCGGCTGTCCACCGCCTTCGACTCCGTCACCCTCTACGGCCGCGACCCCGACGAACGCCCCGACATCTACGGCAAGGTCGGCACCTCCGGTGTCTCGGTGGCCACCTTGGAGGACATGAAGGCGCTCTACGACGGCTTCGACCTCGTCGCGCCGACGACCTCGGTCTCCATGACCATCAACGGACCCGCGCCGACCATCCTGGCGTTCTTCCTCCACACCGCGATCGACCAGCAGACCGAGAAGTTCCGCGTCGTCGAGGGGCGCGCACCCTCGCCCGAGGAGGCGGCGGAGCTGCGTGCCCACGCGCTGGCGCATGTGCGCGGCACCGTGCAGGCCGACATCCTCAAGGAGGACCAGGGTCAGAACACCTGCCTGTTCTCCACCGAGTTCAGCCTGCGGATGATGGCGGACATCCAGGAGTGGTTCATCGCCCACCAGGTCCGCAACTTCTACTCGGTGTCCATCTCCGGCTACCACATCGCCGAGGCCGGCGCGAACCCCATCAGCCAGCTCGCCTTCACCCTCGCCAACGGCTTCACCTATGTCGAGGCCTACCTCGCCCGGGGCATGCACATCGACGACTTCGCCCCCAACCTGTCGTTCTTCTTCTCCAACGGCATGGACCCCGAGTACTCGGTCCTCGGCCGGGTCGCCCGCCGGATCTGGGCGGTGGCGATGAAGGAGAAGTACGGCGCGAACGACCGCTCACAGAAGCTGAAGTACCACGTCCAGACCTCGGGCCGGTCCCTGCACGCGCAGGAGATGGACTTCAACGACATCCGCACCACGCTCCAGGCGCTCATCGCGATCTACGACAACTGCAACAGCCTGCACACCAACGCCTACGACGAGGCTGTGACCACCCCCACCGAGGAGTCCGTGCGGCGGGCCCTGGGCATCCAGCTGATCATCAACCGTGAGTGGGGCCTGGCGATGAACGAGAACCCCCTCCAGGGCTCGTTCATCATCGACGAGCTCACCGATCTGGTGGAGGCGGCCGTCCTCACCGAGTTCGAGCGGATCAGCGAACGCGGTGGTGTGCTCGGCGCCATGGAGACCGGCTACCAACGCGGCCGCATCCAGGACGAGTCGATGCTCTACGAGCGGCGCAAGCACGACGGCACCCTGCCCCTCATCGGTGTCAACACCTTCCGCGACCCGCACGCCGACACCGCCGAACCCGCCGTCCTCGAACTCGCCCGCGCCACCGAGGACGAGAAGCAGTCCCAGCTGGAGCGGGTCCGGGACTTCCAGGCCCGCCACCAGGAACGCGCCCACGCCGCCCTGGCGGCCCTCAAGGAGGCGGCGGTCAGCGGGGACAACGTCTTCGCCGTCCTCATGGACGCCGCCCGCGTCTGCTCGCTTCAGCAGATCACCGAGGCCTTCTTCGAGGTCGGCGGCCAGTACCGCCGCAACGTCTGACCCAGCCCCGCACACCACACGCAGCGACCCTCAGAGAGGACCTCAGATGGATCCCGTCACCCGGCTCGGCGTCGTCGGATGCGGCCTCATGGGCTCCGGCATCGCCGAAGTCGCCGCCCGCAGCGGCATCGACGTCCGTGTGGCCGAGGCCACGCCGGACGGGCTCGAGGCGGGCCGCCGCCGACTCACCACCTCCCTGGACCGAGGCGTACGGCGCGGCAAGCTCAGCGAGGAGCAGCGAGACCAGGCCCTCGCCAGGCTTGCCTTCACCCGTGACCTCAGCGACATGGCCGACCGTCAGTTCGTCATCGAGGCCGTCGCCGAGAACCGCGACATCAAGGCCGATGTCCTGCGCACCCTGGACAAGGCAGTCGAGGACCCTGCGGCAGTCCTGGCCACCAACACCTCCTCGATCCCCGTCGTCGATCTCGCCGTGGTCACCGAGCGGCCCGCGCGGGTCATCGGCATGCACTTCTTCAACCCTGTGCCCGTGCAGCAATTGGTCGAACTCATACCCGCTCTCGTCACCAGCACGGACACCGTGCAGCGCACCCGCGCCTTGGCCGAGCAGCTGGGCAAACAGGCCATCCAGGCCCCCGACCGCTCCGGCTTCGTCGTCAACGCCCTCCTGGTGCCCTACCTTCTCGGCGCGGTACGGATGGTGGAGTCGGGCTCCGCGCAGCCGGAAGACATCGATCGGGGCATGGAGCTCGGATGCGCCCACCCCATGGGGCCCTTGCGCCTGCTCGACCTCATCGGCCTCGACACCGCCCAGGCCGTGGCGGAGTCGTTGTACGAGGAGTTCAAGGAGCCGCTGTACGCGCCCCCCGCCCTCCTGCGCCGTATGGTCGCCGCCGGTCA includes these proteins:
- a CDS encoding 2Fe-2S iron-sulfur cluster-binding protein, whose protein sequence is MNDRLPPAPTDLTVAARTLAADGVVSLTLRRPDGGPLPSWTPGAHIDVLLDSTDGDLIRQYSLCGHPAELGAWQIAVLREPGGRGGSAYIHDHLREGATVRVRGPRNNFPLRPAARHLFIAGGVGITPILPMVEAAEAAGADWRLLYGGRTRASMAFLDRLAPHGDRVLIRPQDEYGLLDLAAHLGEPEENTLVHACGPEPLLQAVQEQCAGWPPGTLGVERFAPARTAEPGPTETFELELARSGLTLTVPPDRSVLEAVEAAGVTVDFSCREGTCGTCETDVLDGRPDHRDSLLTEEERAAGDTMLICVSRSCGPRLVLDL
- the icmF gene encoding fused isobutyryl-CoA mutase/GTPase IcmF codes for the protein MSDLHRPVHPVRLVTASALFDGHDASINIMRRIFQAQGAEVIHLGHNRSVREVVDAALEEDAHGVAVSSYQGGHVEYFEYLVESLRRQGAEHIRVVGGGGGVIVPDEIARLRGSGVTIFSPEDGQRMGLAGMVNSVVRDCDFDLWDCRPTDAAAVLAGDRFAIARAITGAELGKLPTGFLERLRAAAARVVPVLGITGTGGSGKSSLTDELVRRFRVDQQDNPPATAGRCPQRIAVIAVDPTRRRGGGALLGDRIRMNSLDGDRVFFRSLATRGSNELPRHLSDVIDVVKAAGFDLVIVETPGIGQGDAAIVPFADTSLYVMTPEFGAASQLEKIDMLDFADVVAINKFERRGAKDALRDVGRQLVRNREAFDMRPEDMPVYGTSAATFNDDGVTALYQHLRTDLAEKGLPLSEGALIPVGVRHSSGIRQVVPADRVRYLAEITDTVRTYHAETGRLAEAARRVQRLETVRGELVEAGSEAGNVQALLEDAHERLPLDVREQIDNWPAVIASYSGDEQVVKIRDREIRTKLTRESLSGNKIPRVALPRFTDHGELVRFWRAENLPGHFPFTAGVFPFKRDGEDPARMFAGEGDPFRTNRRFKMLSEGQPATRLSTAFDSVTLYGRDPDERPDIYGKVGTSGVSVATLEDMKALYDGFDLVAPTTSVSMTINGPAPTILAFFLHTAIDQQTEKFRVVEGRAPSPEEAAELRAHALAHVRGTVQADILKEDQGQNTCLFSTEFSLRMMADIQEWFIAHQVRNFYSVSISGYHIAEAGANPISQLAFTLANGFTYVEAYLARGMHIDDFAPNLSFFFSNGMDPEYSVLGRVARRIWAVAMKEKYGANDRSQKLKYHVQTSGRSLHAQEMDFNDIRTTLQALIAIYDNCNSLHTNAYDEAVTTPTEESVRRALGIQLIINREWGLAMNENPLQGSFIIDELTDLVEAAVLTEFERISERGGVLGAMETGYQRGRIQDESMLYERRKHDGTLPLIGVNTFRDPHADTAEPAVLELARATEDEKQSQLERVRDFQARHQERAHAALAALKEAAVSGDNVFAVLMDAARVCSLQQITEAFFEVGGQYRRNV
- a CDS encoding 3-hydroxybutyryl-CoA dehydrogenase, whose product is MDPVTRLGVVGCGLMGSGIAEVAARSGIDVRVAEATPDGLEAGRRRLTTSLDRGVRRGKLSEEQRDQALARLAFTRDLSDMADRQFVIEAVAENRDIKADVLRTLDKAVEDPAAVLATNTSSIPVVDLAVVTERPARVIGMHFFNPVPVQQLVELIPALVTSTDTVQRTRALAEQLGKQAIQAPDRSGFVVNALLVPYLLGAVRMVESGSAQPEDIDRGMELGCAHPMGPLRLLDLIGLDTAQAVAESLYEEFKEPLYAPPALLRRMVAAGHLGRKSGRGFHTYDT
- a CDS encoding histidine phosphatase family protein; translated protein: MTELLLIRHGLPQAGVYDPGLSPEGTAQAERLAAWLVHEDIDALYTSPFQRARQTAAPLERLTGMTATVLDDLREWDTDVSHPYTPPEQIDADDPRSVALAEGRYEDFVPELDWDAFRARAVRAMDTMLDAHPGERVAAVCHGGITNTYLATVLGLPTMFWFHPGYTSVSRVRRMPGGRIVLHSVNETAHMIAERAVDAVA
- a CDS encoding acetyl-CoA C-acyltransferase, which gives rise to MPGSVIVAGARTPIGRLMGALSTLPAVDLGAHAIGAALSAAHLDPAAVQAVVMGHVVQAGAGPNSARQAAIRAGIPFSVPASTVNKLCLSGLHAIALADLMIASGRHEVVVAGGMESMSGAPHLLRAARIGWTYGSAAVEDALDRDALVCAFDGVSMGAATERYQQPFALTREEQDEYSARSHQRAAHAQESGALSEEITPVTVAGRRGETVVDTDEGVRPESTAEGLGRLKPAFSGAGTITAGNSSQLSDGAAAVVVMSAERARREGLTPLAEIGAYGTVAGPDPSLLVQPAGAVRDALSRDGRLKAADLDLFEINEAFAGVALASVRELDIPLDKVNVNGGAIALGHPVGMTGARLVLTLAAELRRRGGGSGAAALCGGGGQGDALLLHVPTQA